One Bacillus amyloliquefaciens DSM 7 = ATCC 23350 DNA window includes the following coding sequences:
- the flgK gene encoding flagellar hook-associated protein FlgK, with product MPSTFMGLETARRALSAQQTALSTVSNNVANANTAGYTRQRVTLQSTSPYPAVSKNSDLTAGQIGTGVKAGSVERVRDSFLDYQYRTENTKLGYYTARSNSLSQMEGVMKELDDNGLNGSLSSFWNALQDLATNPENTGARSVLQEQGKSLAESFNYISTSLTNIQGDIKKNLDNTADQVNSILNQLNDLNTQIAAVEPSGMLPNDLYDQRDRLIDQLSSMANIKVSYNKSGGHSLATAEGTVNVELLNGNNNSLGTLLDGNTKTVSEMKINYDKDSGLVSSVSIGSSEVNADAFTGKGSLLGLIESYGYMSNGEEKGLYPEMLTALDNMALSFADAFNAVHEKGKTYTGEQGAAFFDFSGDEAVPAKGAAAKIKVSDKILASTDNIAASLNGEKSDGTNATNLAAVQNSKLTINGETTTINDFYESLIGKLGVNSQKAANLMNNSESNTLSADQRRQSVSAVSLDEEMTNMIQFQHAYNAAARIITMQDEIFDKIINGMGTGGR from the coding sequence ATGCCATCGACTTTTATGGGGCTCGAAACAGCAAGGCGTGCACTGAGTGCGCAGCAGACTGCATTGAGCACCGTTTCAAATAACGTTGCAAATGCAAATACAGCAGGATATACAAGGCAGCGAGTCACGTTACAATCGACGAGTCCTTATCCCGCTGTATCAAAAAACAGTGATCTGACAGCCGGCCAAATCGGAACAGGTGTTAAAGCCGGTTCAGTGGAGCGCGTCAGAGACAGTTTTTTAGACTATCAGTACAGAACTGAAAATACAAAATTAGGCTACTATACAGCCCGTTCCAATTCATTATCGCAAATGGAAGGCGTCATGAAAGAGCTTGACGATAACGGTTTAAACGGATCGCTCAGTTCGTTTTGGAATGCCCTTCAGGATCTGGCGACGAATCCGGAAAATACGGGAGCGCGCTCAGTCTTGCAGGAGCAGGGGAAATCTCTTGCTGAAAGTTTTAACTATATATCTACCTCGTTGACTAACATTCAGGGTGATATTAAAAAGAATCTGGATAACACAGCGGACCAGGTCAATTCAATTCTCAATCAGCTGAATGACCTTAATACTCAAATAGCGGCAGTTGAACCGAGCGGTATGCTCCCTAATGATTTATATGACCAAAGAGACAGATTGATTGATCAATTATCTTCTATGGCAAATATAAAAGTTTCATATAATAAGTCGGGCGGGCATTCCTTGGCGACTGCTGAGGGCACGGTTAACGTGGAATTGCTGAACGGAAACAACAATTCTCTCGGAACGCTGCTGGATGGTAATACAAAAACCGTTTCAGAAATGAAAATCAACTACGACAAGGACAGCGGCCTTGTGTCGAGTGTGTCAATCGGCAGCAGCGAGGTCAATGCGGATGCATTTACCGGAAAAGGCTCACTTTTAGGTCTTATTGAGTCATACGGCTATATGTCGAATGGAGAAGAAAAAGGCCTCTACCCTGAAATGCTGACGGCTCTTGACAATATGGCGCTATCCTTTGCTGACGCGTTTAACGCAGTTCACGAAAAAGGAAAGACCTATACAGGCGAACAGGGCGCGGCATTTTTTGATTTCAGCGGTGATGAAGCGGTGCCGGCAAAAGGTGCGGCAGCGAAAATAAAAGTCAGTGACAAAATCCTCGCGTCTACTGACAATATCGCAGCGTCGTTAAACGGAGAAAAAAGTGACGGCACAAACGCGACTAACCTGGCAGCCGTGCAGAACAGCAAGCTGACTATTAACGGTGAAACCACTACAATTAATGACTTTTATGAATCCCTTATCGGCAAGCTGGGCGTTAATTCACAAAAAGCGGCCAATCTTATGAACAACTCTGAAAGCAACACTCTTTCAGCCGATCAAAGGAGACAATCAGTCAGCGCCGTGTCTTTAGATGAAGAAATGACAAATATGATTCAGTTTCAACACGCTTATAATGCCGCTGCGCGAATCATAACGATGCAGGATGAAATATTCGATAAAATTATTAACGGTATGGGCACCGGAGGAAGATAG
- a CDS encoding flagellar protein FlgN: MSAKPIIDQLKRLCALHEHLLTLSEEKTEALKAGKTKELSNILTKEQKYIQAIGQTEEERIKLTSQFLSGSEDNTIAACISRTSGSEKQELEGLFHSLSALLDRLKEVNEMNKQLTIQALQFISGAFDMIMPGEKENMNYKEPQTARQPVSRLTLFDSKA, from the coding sequence ATGTCAGCAAAGCCAATTATTGATCAACTGAAGCGACTTTGCGCACTGCATGAACATCTGCTCACGCTGTCTGAGGAGAAAACGGAAGCGCTGAAAGCAGGTAAAACAAAAGAGCTTTCCAACATATTGACTAAAGAGCAAAAGTATATTCAGGCAATCGGGCAGACTGAAGAAGAACGAATCAAGCTGACTTCTCAGTTTCTCAGCGGCAGTGAGGACAACACAATTGCTGCATGCATCTCCAGAACTTCAGGCAGCGAAAAACAGGAGCTTGAAGGGTTATTTCACTCTTTGTCTGCGCTTCTTGACCGTCTGAAAGAAGTGAACGAGATGAACAAACAGCTCACGATTCAGGCTTTGCAATTCATCTCCGGGGCATTCGATATGATAATGCCGGGTGAAAAAGAGAATATGAATTATAAAGAGCCGCAAACGGCACGCCAGCCTGTCAGCCGTTTGACATTATTCGATTCAAAAGCTTAG
- the flgM gene encoding flagellar biosynthesis anti-sigma factor FlgM, which yields MKINQYGTQSVNPYQKNYEKQAVQKEAAKPKDKVEISSHAKELQNASDAVTKTRQEKIAQLKADIESGTYKIDSNSIAEKIVNFYKKQ from the coding sequence ATGAAAATCAATCAGTACGGAACACAATCCGTTAATCCATACCAAAAAAATTACGAAAAGCAAGCCGTACAAAAAGAGGCTGCAAAGCCGAAAGACAAAGTGGAAATTTCTTCTCATGCAAAAGAGCTTCAAAATGCGTCAGATGCGGTCACTAAAACACGTCAGGAAAAAATCGCTCAGCTGAAAGCGGATATAGAGAGCGGAACATATAAAATAGATTCAAACAGCATCGCTGAAAAAATAGTGAATTTCTATAAAAAGCAATAA
- a CDS encoding TIGR03826 family flagellar region protein — translation MGELANCPKCNALFFKTNLQTVCQACIKEEEKAFETVYKFLRKQVNRQSTMQQITEETGVEEELILKFIKQKRIQISQLPNLAYPCERCGNPIRTGKFCKSCQTDIESQLDHMNQKTAAEFKEKNSSNDTYYAYNTKNT, via the coding sequence ATGGGTGAATTGGCGAATTGTCCAAAATGCAATGCTTTATTTTTTAAAACGAACCTGCAGACCGTATGTCAGGCATGTATTAAAGAAGAAGAAAAAGCATTTGAAACCGTCTATAAATTTTTAAGAAAGCAAGTCAACAGACAGTCGACGATGCAGCAGATTACTGAGGAAACAGGTGTTGAAGAAGAGCTGATCCTCAAGTTTATCAAACAAAAAAGGATTCAGATCAGCCAGCTTCCGAATTTGGCATACCCTTGTGAAAGGTGCGGAAATCCGATCAGGACGGGGAAATTTTGCAAGTCCTGTCAGACCGATATTGAGTCGCAATTAGACCATATGAATCAAAAAACAGCTGCTGAATTCAAAGAGAAAAATAGTTCAAATGACACATACTATGCCTATAATACCAAAAACACCTGA
- a CDS encoding ComF family protein gives MNCLLCDSPISRSLTWSSLFSLAPEQEVCSACSNQFEKIEGPVCSLCGRPQQSNKKCADCMARESKTEQRFLLRQNRSVFLYNDAMKDSLARFKFRGDTKIIQTFERDFTAGFKAAYPANTHILVPIPLSPERLAERGFNQSELLASLLGMPVISPLIRLNNEKQSKKSKTERLSAEKKFSAAENSAEGMNVILIDDIYTTGATLHQAAGALLTAGKALSVSSFTLIRS, from the coding sequence CTGAATTGTTTATTGTGTGACTCACCAATTTCAAGATCACTGACTTGGAGTTCTCTATTTTCTCTGGCGCCGGAGCAAGAGGTATGCAGCGCATGCAGCAATCAATTTGAAAAAATCGAAGGCCCCGTGTGCAGTTTATGCGGAAGGCCTCAGCAGTCAAACAAAAAATGCGCTGACTGCATGGCGCGGGAATCAAAAACGGAACAGCGCTTTTTGTTGCGGCAGAACCGTTCGGTTTTTTTGTATAATGATGCAATGAAGGACTCATTGGCCCGGTTTAAATTCAGGGGTGATACGAAAATCATTCAAACATTTGAACGTGATTTTACTGCCGGCTTTAAAGCGGCATATCCGGCAAATACACATATCCTCGTCCCTATTCCGCTGAGCCCCGAACGGCTGGCGGAGCGCGGATTTAATCAATCCGAGCTGCTGGCCTCGCTGCTCGGAATGCCCGTCATTTCCCCCCTCATCCGACTGAACAATGAAAAACAATCCAAAAAGAGCAAAACAGAAAGGCTCTCCGCAGAAAAAAAGTTTTCAGCTGCCGAAAACTCCGCCGAAGGTATGAACGTCATTTTAATAGACGATATTTATACGACGGGCGCCACACTGCATCAAGCTGCCGGAGCTCTGCTGACAGCAGGCAAAGCGTTATCGGTCTCCTCTTTTACTTTAATCAGGAGCTAA
- a CDS encoding late competence development ComFB family protein produces MLVNSKEIVLKELLDRYIPQLHMKCTCRVCKNDVLALSLNRAEPAYVTDKKKVAYAKAEMVDKQKNTALLVILAESAAIVSVNPSEFCETREGA; encoded by the coding sequence ATGCTTGTCAATTCTAAAGAAATCGTATTAAAGGAACTTCTCGACCGCTATATACCTCAGCTTCATATGAAATGCACATGCCGGGTATGCAAAAATGATGTACTGGCACTTTCATTAAACCGGGCTGAACCGGCATATGTTACTGATAAAAAGAAAGTTGCTTACGCAAAAGCAGAGATGGTTGATAAACAGAAAAATACGGCGCTGCTTGTCATTCTTGCTGAATCAGCGGCGATTGTTTCGGTTAATCCCAGCGAGTTCTGTGAGACTCGGGAAGGAGCGTAA
- a CDS encoding DEAD/DEAH box helicase produces the protein MSGGASEFSKVRDFFYGRHLLRSEIPFSDQCIKRFIEKEYITAEPSVIRRKNRYVCRRCGQSDQARFAVFWAPSAKRHITYCRSCVVMGRADELTSLYSWNLAAENSWEPIKLSWEGTLTDGQKQAAEALIEAIKEKQELLVWAVCGSGKTEMLFPGIEFALNHGLRVCVATPRTDVVLELLPRLKKAFEKVEVSALYGGSEDKGSLTPLMISTAHQLMRYRDIFDVMIIDEVDAFPFSADETLRFAVDKARKKNSALVYVTATPSDTLKKRAEAGLLKSVRIPARYHRKPLPEPRFLWCGNWKKKLEKGKLPRSVTDWVRQKLQSRLPVFLFVPSVHILRKTTDYFQKLNIRAEGVHAEDTCRKDKVKRFREGRFDLLVTTTILERGVTVPKVQTCVLGAEAPIFTESALVQIAGRTGRHYKHFSGDVVMFHFGMTNGMKKAKKHIEYMNKLAQKNKLLD, from the coding sequence ATGTCCGGAGGTGCTTCAGAATTTTCGAAGGTGCGGGATTTCTTTTACGGCAGGCATTTATTGAGATCTGAGATTCCGTTTTCTGATCAGTGCATCAAGCGTTTTATAGAAAAAGAATATATAACGGCCGAGCCGTCAGTCATCCGCCGGAAAAACCGTTATGTCTGCCGCCGATGCGGCCAGTCTGACCAAGCCCGCTTTGCGGTATTTTGGGCGCCCTCTGCCAAAAGACATATTACCTATTGCCGTTCCTGTGTCGTAATGGGAAGGGCTGATGAACTGACGTCATTATACTCTTGGAATCTAGCGGCTGAAAACAGCTGGGAGCCTATCAAGCTTTCTTGGGAAGGAACACTGACAGACGGACAGAAGCAGGCGGCGGAAGCGCTTATAGAAGCGATAAAAGAGAAACAAGAGCTGCTGGTATGGGCGGTTTGCGGATCAGGGAAAACAGAGATGCTGTTTCCGGGTATAGAGTTTGCGCTGAATCACGGCTTGCGCGTCTGTGTCGCGACTCCGCGTACAGATGTCGTACTTGAACTGCTGCCGAGACTGAAAAAAGCATTTGAGAAAGTCGAAGTTTCTGCTTTGTACGGCGGCAGTGAGGACAAAGGCAGCTTGACTCCGCTAATGATCTCAACCGCTCACCAGCTGATGCGCTATCGAGATATTTTTGATGTAATGATAATAGATGAAGTAGATGCTTTTCCTTTTTCAGCTGATGAGACATTAAGATTTGCGGTTGATAAAGCCAGAAAGAAAAACAGCGCCCTAGTTTATGTAACGGCAACTCCTTCAGACACATTAAAAAAGAGGGCTGAGGCCGGTTTGCTGAAAAGCGTTCGCATACCGGCCAGATATCATCGGAAACCGCTCCCGGAGCCGCGTTTTTTGTGGTGCGGCAATTGGAAGAAGAAGCTTGAGAAAGGAAAACTGCCGCGTTCTGTAACGGATTGGGTCCGGCAAAAACTTCAATCACGACTGCCGGTTTTCTTATTCGTTCCGTCTGTACATATATTAAGAAAGACAACGGATTATTTTCAGAAATTAAACATCCGTGCAGAAGGCGTGCATGCGGAAGACACATGCAGAAAGGATAAAGTGAAACGGTTCAGAGAGGGACGGTTTGACCTGCTGGTAACGACTACGATTTTAGAAAGAGGGGTTACCGTACCTAAAGTCCAGACTTGTGTCCTCGGCGCAGAAGCACCTATCTTTACTGAGAGCGCACTCGTACAGATTGCAGGCAGAACGGGCAGGCATTATAAACATTTCAGCGGTGATGTCGTCATGTTTCATTTCGGAATGACAAACGGTATGAAGAAAGCAAAAAAACATATAGAATATATGAACAAATTGGCACAAAAAAATAAATTGTTGGACTAG
- a CDS encoding DegV family protein: protein MNIAVVTDSTAYIPIEMREEHHIHMIPLQVVFGEKTFREETELDWRSFYKEVKNHDELPTTSQPSFGELIALYEELGKTYDAVISIHLSSGISGTYNSAASANAMVDHIKVYPFDSEISCLAQGFYALKAAQLIKDGVDSPEEIIKELEEMKKTVRAYFMVDDLSHLQRGGRLSSAQAFIGGLLKVKPILHFDNKLIVPFEKIRTRKKAISRILELFAEDASKGIPMRAAVIHANREEEAAEIIQELSGKYPHVEFYNSYFGAVIGTHLGEGAIGIGWCFKN from the coding sequence ATGAATATTGCAGTTGTAACAGACAGTACAGCATATATTCCGATAGAGATGAGAGAAGAACATCATATTCATATGATCCCTCTTCAAGTGGTTTTCGGTGAAAAAACATTCCGAGAAGAAACAGAACTCGACTGGAGAAGCTTTTATAAAGAAGTGAAAAATCATGATGAGCTGCCGACTACGTCCCAGCCTTCTTTCGGTGAATTAATCGCATTGTACGAAGAGCTGGGCAAAACATATGATGCAGTCATAAGCATACATTTGTCCAGCGGAATCAGCGGAACTTATAACAGCGCCGCTTCGGCAAACGCTATGGTTGATCATATTAAAGTTTATCCTTTTGATTCAGAAATCAGCTGTTTAGCGCAAGGTTTTTATGCATTAAAAGCTGCACAGCTTATTAAAGACGGAGTTGACTCTCCGGAAGAGATTATAAAAGAGCTGGAAGAAATGAAAAAAACAGTCCGTGCTTATTTTATGGTGGACGATTTATCACATCTGCAGCGGGGCGGGCGTCTAAGCAGTGCTCAGGCTTTTATCGGCGGTCTGTTAAAGGTAAAGCCTATTCTTCATTTTGACAATAAGCTAATTGTTCCTTTTGAGAAGATTCGGACACGCAAAAAAGCGATTTCTAGAATTTTGGAGCTGTTTGCCGAGGATGCAAGTAAAGGAATCCCGATGCGGGCCGCTGTCATTCATGCAAACAGGGAAGAAGAAGCTGCTGAAATTATTCAAGAATTAAGCGGTAAATATCCTCATGTCGAATTCTATAACAGCTATTTCGGAGCTGTGATCGGAACCCATTTGGGCGAAGGCGCCATCGGAATCGGCTGGTGTTTTAAAAACTAA
- the degU gene encoding two-component system response regulator DegU, which yields MTKVNIVIIDDHQLFREGVKRILDFEPTFEVVAEGDDGDEAARIVEHYHPDVVIMDINMPNVNGVEATKQLVELYPESKVIILSIHDDENYVTHALKTGARGYLLKEMDADTLIEAVKVVAEGGSYLHPKVTHNLVNEFRRLATSGVSAHPQHEVYPEIRRPLHILTRRECEVLQMLADGKSNRGIGESLFISEKTVKNHVSNILQKMNVNDRTQAVVVAIKNGWVEMR from the coding sequence GTGACTAAAGTAAATATTGTTATTATCGACGACCATCAACTATTCCGTGAGGGTGTAAAAAGAATATTGGATTTTGAACCTACCTTTGAAGTGGTAGCAGAAGGTGACGATGGAGATGAAGCGGCTCGTATCGTCGAGCATTATCATCCCGATGTCGTCATAATGGATATCAATATGCCGAATGTAAATGGAGTAGAGGCTACTAAGCAGCTTGTTGAGCTGTACCCTGAATCTAAGGTAATTATCCTCTCCATCCATGATGATGAAAACTATGTGACTCATGCTTTAAAAACAGGTGCAAGAGGCTATCTCCTGAAAGAGATGGACGCGGATACTTTAATCGAGGCAGTGAAAGTGGTAGCCGAGGGCGGTTCTTACCTTCACCCGAAAGTAACCCACAATCTTGTCAACGAATTCCGCCGTCTTGCGACAAGCGGAGTTTCTGCTCACCCTCAGCATGAGGTTTATCCGGAAATTCGGAGACCATTACATATATTAACGAGACGGGAATGTGAAGTGCTGCAAATGCTTGCAGACGGAAAAAGCAACCGCGGAATCGGTGAATCATTGTTTATCAGTGAGAAAACAGTGAAAAACCACGTGAGTAATATTTTGCAGAAAATGAACGTTAATGACCGGACACAAGCTGTTGTCGTAGCCATTAAAAACGGCTGGGTAGAGATGCGTTAG
- the degS gene encoding two-component sensor histidine kinase DegS, translating into MNKSKMDSKVLDSILMKMLKTVDGSKDEVFQIGEQSRQQYEQLVEELKQIKQQVYEVIELGDKLEVHTRHARNRLSEVSRNFHKFSEEEIRNAYEKAHKLQVELTMIQQREKQLRERRDDLERRLLGLQEIIERSESLVSQITVVLNYLNQDLRQVGLLLADAQAKQDFGLRIIEAQEEERKRVSREIHDGPAQMLANVMMRSELIERIFRDRGTEDGFQEIRNLRQNVRNALYEVRRIIYDLRPMALDDLGLIPTLRKYLYTTEEYNGKVKIHFQCIGDTENKRLAPQFEVALFRLAQEAVTNALKHSESEEITVKVEVTADFVVLIIKDNGKGFDIKEAKQKKNKSFGLLGMKERVDLLEGTITIDSKLGLGTFIMIKVPLSLGL; encoded by the coding sequence ATGAATAAATCGAAGATGGACTCCAAAGTTTTGGATTCTATACTTATGAAAATGCTGAAAACCGTGGACGGGAGTAAGGACGAGGTTTTTCAAATCGGAGAGCAGTCGCGCCAGCAATATGAGCAGCTGGTCGAAGAACTCAAACAGATCAAACAGCAGGTGTACGAAGTCATTGAGCTGGGCGACAAACTCGAAGTACATACCCGGCATGCAAGAAACCGCTTGTCGGAAGTAAGCAGAAATTTCCATAAGTTCAGCGAAGAAGAAATTCGCAACGCCTATGAAAAGGCGCACAAACTTCAAGTGGAACTGACGATGATCCAGCAGCGTGAAAAGCAGCTGCGGGAGCGCAGAGATGATTTAGAACGCCGGCTTTTGGGGCTTCAGGAAATCATTGAACGGTCAGAATCATTGGTCAGCCAAATAACCGTCGTTCTGAATTACCTGAATCAAGACCTTCGCCAAGTAGGGCTTCTGCTTGCCGATGCGCAGGCTAAACAAGATTTCGGTTTAAGAATTATCGAAGCCCAGGAGGAAGAAAGAAAAAGAGTTTCCAGAGAAATTCATGACGGTCCGGCTCAAATGCTGGCAAATGTTATGATGAGATCGGAATTGATAGAACGGATCTTCCGCGACCGCGGCACGGAGGACGGCTTTCAGGAAATCAGAAATCTTCGCCAGAATGTGCGGAATGCTCTTTACGAAGTCAGAAGGATTATATATGATTTAAGACCGATGGCATTGGACGATCTCGGGCTGATTCCGACACTGAGAAAATATCTTTATACAACTGAAGAATACAACGGAAAGGTGAAAATACATTTTCAGTGCATCGGAGACACGGAGAACAAAAGGCTTGCCCCGCAATTTGAAGTGGCGCTTTTCCGTCTCGCTCAGGAAGCCGTCACAAATGCGCTGAAGCATTCAGAATCAGAGGAAATTACAGTAAAAGTGGAAGTAACTGCTGATTTTGTGGTTCTTATTATTAAGGACAACGGAAAAGGCTTTGATATCAAGGAAGCTAAACAAAAGAAAAACAAGTCATTCGGCTTGCTGGGAATGAAAGAAAGAGTAGATCTGCTCGAAGGAACGATAACGATAGACTCTAAACTAGGTCTTGGGACATTTATCATGATTAAGGTTCCTTTATCTCTCGGCCTATAA